From the genome of Rarobacter incanus, one region includes:
- a CDS encoding DUF4037 domain-containing protein yields MSASGQIFDTTGFLQGLDRAFAAHTPPQAIEDYLFDGLARARAATDMAAQLTVLNELAGFYRSVSRHDDAIACGDDALDLIAAMGLAGSDAEATTLINSATALRAAGRNADALARYNRALEICERTMAPNDRRIAALHNNASMAYSQQGEYGQAREHLLEALAIAEAASTDPDADVDIASTLSNLALVDFKLGDSANANRAVSRAMAIFESVDNQSNPHVAAALAAYAQGCLEGGHPELAVQAYRRALVIIEQCYGVGSDAYAITSDNLATAEGRLAARDLDAPTAGPDTSRRTAEPDSSLIAVPVAHAQSPAPSAGSPLTGLQLSRAFWEELGLPLMRDRFPSHIDRMAVGLVGHGSECYGFDDRLSRDHDFGPGFCMWLTRDDYRRIGAEVQHAYDELPKQFRGFGPRVRTPRASEGGAGKRVGVFSIDAFFEQITGYPQAPAADKPHQWLLLEESTLAAATNGEVFRDPLGEFTAIRMGFKRMPEDVWLALISRRLGMISQAGQYNVPRMLDRGQAEGAWLAVSEFVQATASLVFLLNRPAARGYLPYYKWQFAALRRLASQKVSRLPHIVDELSTIVRLASAACSGGAQFGEGGKGSSLARTQVMEAIDRICDSIVSELRKSGLTSSDEKFLEWQRPFVELAISDPWLKSV; encoded by the coding sequence GTGAGCGCATCTGGACAGATCTTTGACACCACCGGGTTCTTGCAGGGGCTCGACCGGGCATTTGCGGCGCACACCCCGCCCCAGGCCATCGAGGACTACCTGTTCGACGGGCTCGCGCGGGCCCGCGCGGCCACCGATATGGCCGCGCAGCTGACCGTTCTCAACGAATTGGCGGGATTCTATCGTTCTGTATCGCGCCACGACGACGCGATCGCGTGCGGTGATGACGCGCTCGACCTCATCGCTGCTATGGGCCTTGCCGGCTCGGACGCCGAGGCGACGACCCTGATCAATTCGGCCACCGCCCTGCGGGCCGCCGGGCGAAACGCCGACGCACTCGCCCGGTACAACAGGGCACTCGAGATCTGCGAGCGGACGATGGCGCCCAATGACCGGCGCATAGCAGCGCTGCACAATAACGCTTCGATGGCGTATTCGCAGCAGGGTGAGTACGGGCAAGCGCGAGAACACCTGCTGGAGGCGCTCGCAATAGCGGAGGCGGCCTCCACCGACCCCGACGCCGACGTGGACATCGCGTCCACCCTGTCCAACCTGGCCCTTGTCGATTTCAAACTGGGGGATTCCGCGAACGCTAACCGCGCGGTCTCGCGCGCGATGGCGATTTTCGAATCCGTGGATAACCAATCGAATCCGCATGTTGCCGCCGCCCTTGCGGCTTACGCGCAGGGATGCCTCGAAGGGGGGCACCCCGAGCTCGCCGTGCAGGCGTACCGCCGTGCGCTCGTCATCATCGAGCAGTGCTACGGAGTGGGCAGCGACGCCTACGCCATCACCTCTGACAACCTCGCCACAGCCGAGGGGCGCCTGGCCGCCCGCGATCTCGACGCCCCTACGGCCGGCCCCGACACGTCCCGGCGGACGGCCGAACCGGATTCCTCGCTCATCGCAGTTCCGGTCGCGCACGCGCAAAGCCCCGCGCCATCTGCGGGCTCGCCGCTGACCGGCCTGCAACTATCTCGCGCGTTTTGGGAAGAGCTCGGACTGCCGCTCATGCGGGACCGCTTCCCGTCCCACATCGACCGCATGGCCGTTGGCCTGGTGGGTCACGGATCGGAGTGTTACGGATTCGACGATCGCCTCTCGCGTGACCACGACTTCGGGCCGGGCTTTTGCATGTGGCTCACCCGCGACGACTATCGCCGCATCGGCGCCGAGGTGCAGCACGCCTACGACGAGTTGCCGAAGCAGTTTCGAGGTTTCGGTCCGCGCGTGCGGACGCCGCGCGCCAGCGAGGGCGGCGCCGGGAAGCGGGTCGGTGTCTTCAGCATCGACGCGTTCTTCGAGCAGATCACCGGCTACCCGCAGGCCCCTGCCGCCGACAAGCCGCACCAGTGGCTCTTGCTGGAGGAATCGACCCTGGCGGCGGCCACCAACGGCGAGGTGTTCCGCGATCCGCTGGGGGAGTTCACCGCGATCCGCATGGGCTTTAAGCGGATGCCCGAGGACGTCTGGCTGGCGCTGATATCGCGCAGGCTCGGCATGATCTCGCAGGCGGGCCAGTACAACGTTCCCCGCATGCTCGACCGCGGCCAGGCCGAGGGGGCGTGGTTGGCCGTTTCCGAGTTCGTGCAAGCGACGGCTTCGCTCGTGTTCTTGCTCAACCGGCCTGCCGCCCGCGGATACCTGCCGTACTACAAGTGGCAGTTCGCGGCCCTGCGCCGGTTAGCGTCCCAAAAGGTGTCGCGGCTGCCGCACATTGTAGACGAGTTATCCACAATCGTCCGCCTGGCTTCCGCCGCATGCAGCGGAGGCGCACAATTCGGGGAGGGCGGGAAAGGCTCCAGCCTCGCACGCACACAGGTAATGGAGGCTATCGATCGAATTTGCGAC
- a CDS encoding MFS transporter, with the protein MKSSRNAAAPGTGERKDPIFPLRTVVLGAFVPTLLFEVGLGALIPIIPALTTIAGGNLTHAALIAALIPVGKILFDLPAGALSARVGDRVAMMVAGTMAVGSYLVAVLAGNLVGLAGGVFAVGAASAVYNLARQAYLTEVTPPLQRARVMSTLGGFHRIGLFIGPFAGAGLIALFGVGSVLWLGIGSAGATVLLLSLLGADTAGVPRRSRGAGAGSARGRATAPGQLSAWRLALLHRGLFARMGTAILLVSAVRGARQNVIPLWAEHIGLHESTTSLIVGIAGGLDMVLFYPAGKVMDRFGRLWVAVPSMALMALGTALVPLTGTAAGLGCVAGILGVANGVGSGIVMTLGADMAPPDQRSRFLSVWRLFQDTGDAAGPLLLSAGAAAGSLAAGIIAAACTGAWRRGRWRSGFPGTRPLPTCARPLVRRTRFAGADVRAASVARTTRAWTRGPVCPKMVRARRA; encoded by the coding sequence ATGAAGTCAAGCCGCAACGCAGCTGCACCCGGTACCGGCGAACGCAAAGATCCGATTTTCCCGCTGCGGACCGTTGTCTTGGGGGCCTTTGTTCCGACGCTGCTGTTCGAGGTGGGGCTCGGGGCGCTCATTCCCATCATTCCCGCATTGACCACAATCGCGGGCGGGAACCTCACGCATGCCGCGCTCATCGCGGCCCTGATCCCCGTCGGCAAAATCCTCTTCGATCTACCCGCCGGCGCCCTATCGGCGCGAGTCGGTGACCGCGTTGCGATGATGGTTGCCGGGACCATGGCAGTCGGGTCCTACCTGGTTGCGGTCCTGGCAGGAAACCTCGTCGGACTGGCCGGGGGCGTGTTCGCGGTCGGGGCCGCGTCCGCCGTGTATAACCTGGCGCGCCAGGCGTATTTGACCGAGGTGACACCCCCGCTTCAGCGAGCACGGGTGATGTCGACGCTGGGAGGGTTTCACCGCATTGGGCTGTTCATCGGGCCATTCGCGGGGGCCGGGCTCATCGCCCTGTTCGGGGTGGGGTCGGTGCTGTGGCTCGGCATCGGTTCAGCGGGAGCCACGGTGCTGCTTCTCAGCCTGCTTGGCGCAGATACCGCCGGGGTTCCGCGCCGCTCCCGCGGCGCCGGTGCTGGTTCCGCTCGCGGGCGGGCAACGGCGCCGGGGCAATTATCGGCGTGGCGCTTGGCGCTGCTGCATAGGGGCCTGTTTGCGCGCATGGGCACGGCGATACTCCTTGTCTCCGCCGTGCGCGGCGCCAGGCAGAACGTGATACCGCTGTGGGCGGAGCACATCGGCCTGCACGAATCGACCACCTCGCTCATCGTGGGGATCGCCGGTGGGCTAGACATGGTGTTGTTCTATCCGGCGGGGAAGGTCATGGATAGGTTCGGTCGGCTGTGGGTCGCGGTTCCCTCAATGGCGCTCATGGCGCTCGGCACGGCGCTAGTTCCTTTGACCGGAACCGCCGCGGGTTTGGGCTGCGTGGCGGGCATTTTGGGGGTGGCGAACGGAGTTGGATCCGGCATCGTCATGACGCTGGGGGCCGACATGGCGCCCCCGGATCAGCGGTCCAGGTTCCTGTCCGTGTGGCGGCTCTTCCAGGACACCGGCGACGCGGCGGGGCCGCTGCTCCTGTCGGCGGGCGCCGCCGCCGGATCTCTCGCGGCCGGAATCATCGCGGCGGCGTGTACCGGGGCCTGGCGGCGGGGGCGTTGGCGAAGTGGGTTCCCAGGTACTCGCCCCTTGCCAACTTGCGCACGGCCCCTCGTTCGCCGGACGAGGTTTGCGGGGGCTGACGTCCGGGCCGCCAGCGTTGCGCGCACGACCCGGGCGTGGACGCGGGGCCCCGTATGCCCGAAGATGGTCAGGGCGCGCCGCGCCTAG
- a CDS encoding alpha/beta fold hydrolase, which yields MSDDGPRAAAVGVAAAGIGAASGGAANPGPQSFAEPTVHSYHHRLAEMEYSEFDYCGPDSSVPTFVVVHGIGMGRRAMEPLAGELQRAGNVYALDLPGFGDSPEPRHNGTMAAMGELVAHFIDDLALKKVILVGHSMGTQVATETAIAHPADCVGLVLIAPTINRYERSAWQQTRRLLQDLAGEKPQVLAAGLETYVRAGPWWFLGKVRRMLEHDVEHRYPLIRVPTLVLRGSQDRVVPRRWALEVAAAIPGAQYNEIRGHRHEAMVHRPQQAAREIRQFASAVM from the coding sequence TTGAGCGACGACGGTCCACGGGCCGCGGCCGTTGGCGTGGCCGCGGCGGGCATCGGCGCAGCGTCCGGCGGCGCCGCGAATCCTGGTCCGCAATCGTTTGCGGAGCCGACAGTGCACTCGTACCACCATCGACTTGCGGAGATGGAGTATTCGGAATTCGACTACTGTGGCCCGGACTCGTCCGTCCCCACCTTCGTGGTCGTGCACGGGATTGGCATGGGCAGGCGCGCCATGGAGCCGTTGGCCGGCGAACTTCAACGCGCCGGAAACGTGTATGCGCTGGACCTGCCCGGGTTCGGTGATTCGCCCGAGCCGCGGCACAACGGAACCATGGCAGCGATGGGGGAACTCGTCGCTCATTTCATCGATGATCTGGCGCTGAAGAAAGTCATCCTCGTCGGGCACTCGATGGGCACGCAGGTTGCCACGGAGACCGCGATCGCGCACCCGGCCGACTGCGTTGGGCTGGTCCTCATCGCCCCAACAATCAATAGGTACGAGCGCTCCGCATGGCAGCAAACCCGCCGCCTGCTTCAGGATCTGGCAGGCGAGAAGCCGCAGGTCCTCGCCGCTGGGCTCGAGACCTACGTGCGCGCCGGCCCGTGGTGGTTCCTCGGCAAGGTGCGACGGATGCTCGAACACGACGTGGAACACCGCTATCCGCTCATCCGCGTCCCGACGCTCGTGCTGCGGGGCAGCCAGGATCGGGTGGTGCCGCGACGGTGGGCGCTGGAGGTGGCCGCCGCCATTCCGGGAGCCCAATACAACGAGATTCGCGGGCACCGGCACGAGGCTATGGTCCACCGCCCCCAGCAGGCCGCGCGCGAGATTCGCCAATTCGCGTCCGCAGTGATGTAA